The Lutzomyia longipalpis isolate SR_M1_2022 chromosome 2, ASM2433408v1 DNA window TATTGAAATGTTTCTTATACTTTATGAgcatgtatattttatttatttgtttttccttcgaaagaaaacttaaaagagtatttgtgcaatttcccaattcaagttgaaaaaaaaatgattccgACAAATCCACCGAAAATCGCTATTATACAGTTTCTATTGAAATATGTACGATATTATTGAGTTTttgatttcttaaattttaaacacgctttttttatttaaaaaaaatataagaattgaACTTTATGAATGAATGCctatgataaatttttaataaaataaaaaaaaacataataataaaCTAAACACCCTTAATTTACGAATATGCATATTCATacaaatgtatattttttatgaaaaaatttctGTATTCATGCATTCGATAGTATGaatattttgtcaattaaaaCTCCCCGCTTAAAGGGGGAGACTCTAAATAATGCTGTTCCTCTATCCAAATATAGATCAAGTCCACAAATCTAAATTCTAATGATAATATCAAAAGGTAGTGACGTACAAAATATACGTATTCTCTAATTCACTCTTCAATTATTTCCAATAAATATAGAATcttcattgataaaatgtttgaccgaaaaaaaaaacgttgttTTCATTCTACTTGACAGTCCAATCAgtataataaacatttttttctaaatggaCCTAGAATCCATCCactttcgtttctttttttctcaatctacTTGTAATGCAGCGAAATTGTGTATATTATACCTCCTACGTCAGGATATTTATCAgctatgattattttttttttgataggTAAACAACTCTACATGCTAATGTTACCACGAAGAAATGATCCAATTTGCTACACGTCTgaatttttgtaagaaaaatgttgattaATTGATTCTTAGCGGATGGAATGTATTTTCCAGCGGAGTACGAAATATGCCACAATTCTCAGGGCAATAAATATGCCTATTAGAGCTGTGGCATCAATCCAGAACTCCGCATTCTCCATTGACATTTCCTCGAGGAATTTTTTGGGACTCCTAAAGTGGCAGTACATCTCTGAGCATCGCATCTTCTCACGATCCATCCCGTAGACGGCAATCATAGCACCTGTTTGGGCGAGCAGAGAACAGAGGTATTTTATTGTTGAGGAAGATGCTCCAATAGTATTATTAGGGCTATCAAAGTCCCCATAAGAATGGTACTCGGGAGGATGCTTTTATCGCCACACAGCAGATGTGATTCCAATAAAAGTCCCATCAGAAATGCAACACTCATTCGGGCACTTCCAATATAAGTGAATTTTTGGGTAGGTCACGTTAGTCCGAATTGTTGGCACGGCCAAAAATTAAACCTTTATTATTCAACTCAATTCTAACGTGACGTTAAATTAGAATAGAAATTGCTTTGGTGggtttgttaaaaaagaatatgcctgcaaattgcttttctttttccaaaaaagtaaataaattttactttaagataaattaaagttttcaaaataataaaagctcataattgacgaatttttattaagaaaagttGTTTAATCGTTAcacaaaagctcaaaataacTCACTCAAaatattgtgcaaaatttGAGCAAATTTTGGTCCATAAACCTTACTGGGAAATGACTAATTTGTACTTAATTTTAAAGCTCAATTAAATGAGGAAATAAACGATAATTTATagacaaaaaatacattgttttattaaaactcTAAAAGTTTCTTCGAGGAGAATAATGCAAGGACTTTACAGGAGGGTGAACCTCTTTCTGAGAGCTTCGGCAGATTTCCTCTGTTTTAATCCAACccgtttaaaataaaactctcCGGAGCTTTCGACGTAGTAATTTGCGTATCTTCTCCAGataggggaaactggggtaattcggtgaatttttgggagataatttttcctgagttccatggaaatatttgagatttcccatgagaactatcttataggaaattttccgggctacaactttgtctcagacgatttttctctatctcaatgggaaaatgctttttcatgccattttccaaacccttttaaatttgcctgttccaaaaatcctggggtaaaatggttaattgcgttttttgttcgctaatcttaatttaatgaaattattttagcaaggcactaaaatatctattgagaatgagagatttgtgtactaattaaaaatttttttaataaaaaaaaatacaaaaaattaaaaaaaaaacgttaaatttaggaaattgccttttttatttttttagtttataaaaattggtaatagtaagtgattaaacatcccaaattgtatGTAATAGTTATattaattaagggaaattattttttcaaaaatttaaaaagttattttaaaaaaacaccaaattcaccattttgccccaagcggtactttttactatcagtgttttacgggaaaactcggaaattttttcggaaaattcagtttagattcgtgtttagcaatagttactctgtctaaaaatgcatttggatcaaaaatattgcagagaatttcgccaaaactgaatttgtagttgagtggtcagagtaactttgaggttcgaaaaaattgtttttcaaataaaagccaaaatattggatcaattgttatgaaactttctaggcttaggcaggggtaggaagtgcaactactgacgaaattagacagattagctctcactgctttttgagatattaattttaattttttttcaaattcaccattttaccccagttacctcTAACCTTATCAgttcttttattcttcacaaaattcttttgaaaaaattaaaaactcttaCAATAAGTTTTCTTCTCAGCCTCTGAGGAAGACGCGCAAACTCCGTTAAAAACCCCggaaaaagttgtttttaattagaattgatTCAGACAGATGAAGTCTCTCGATGTTCCCTGAAGGAGTTCACCTTCTTGTAATGTCCTTATATTTTGTCAATGATAttttaaatgacttttaatcccaaaaattaatgaaagaaattaaaaaaaaaagggatggtaaaataattttggaaaatcgaACCGATTCTCTAACCAGGTttgttacaaaaaattaaaaatttccttgaaCTTATCATTAATTGACCAaatattggtaaaaatttaatttcttgggtttctttaaagtaaaaatctttgtttaaaaacaaatattgaaaaatctcacattcaggccattttcttcctaaataatttcccaaattatttaatcatcCCGTATGCCGCTTATTTCGCATTAAATTTACCTTCAAATCCATATCGAACATAGCTGACGTACGTAACCCACTGTAGGTACCCGGGAATGGTGTCCAAATTGACAAAGAAGCCGGAAAAGAGGATTGTAGGTATTGTGGAGACGGGCCCAAGGAAAACACCAAGTTCAACACTTAATCCTGCACCCATCAATAGCCCCAGGCTCTGTGCCACGAGAGATGTGAGTAAGCATATAAGAACGAACATTGTAACTCGTGTCCATTCCATTGGTTGCGACGTGAGGTAGTACACGACGCCCACATAGACACTTGAGAAGAGTATTTGGAAGGGAAGATCCGCCATCGTCTTGGCAAAGTAGAAAGCTTTCAGTGAGTACCAGTAGTTGAGGTGTTCTCGCACAAAAACTGCCATTTCCGTTGGGACTGtgttcaaagaaaatatttttacattaagCAATATGTTGCATGAAATGTAGTAAAAAATTGGACTTACATGTTAGAATAGTTGGCATCATTGCAGTGAACATTGTGAAGAGAACTAAAAGAGATAATTAGGTGGGATTAGTTTGATGAAACTCTCATTGATGTTCCacaaaattgagtaaaaaagACTCAATGAGTCCCAATTAAGAGATTGTGATATCCTACTTTAAAAATAGAGATCTCTAAACGATTTTGTAAAAGAGTTTCATGTTTACGAGATGAATCAAATGGGGCCAATAAGTTTGGCCTtggttttctcaatttatgtattaaataCTATAAATTGCGGAAAACCAAATATATACAAATTCCCATACAGATCATTTTCGCAATCCTACAAAATCTCCTGGAATGATTgtaaattatgtacaatgtgTGATAAAGTTTTATCTACCTGTAAAGAATACACATCCAGCATTACTCATTACTTTTGATGCCTCATTTCCGATATCGTAGTAGATCATTCCGATGATAGTCCCAACAATGACATGTGATAGCAACCGCATATGGGTGAGCTGTTGATCCCGCATAATCGTGAGGAAAGTGCGCTTGAGAAGAATCCAAAATTGAAGCCATCCAGATGTGGGAAAACCCGACTTGTTGGGCAGAGCCATTACACTTTCGCTCGAATCAAGAAGGGATGTTGTGCAGGTGGCGCCCGGTGTTGTGGGGGCTGTGCTCTTGGTGGTACCCTCATCGCTGGGCATTGTGATGGCGGTAAAGTCAGACTTTGAGGGTGGAAATTTGGTCAGTGATGTCTCTTGGACGTCACCAGGGCGGAGGGCTGTAGAATTGTGCGGTTTAGAGATATCATTGGCAATTCCATTGCTTCCGTTGCCAATTAACTTTTCGTTGGACGACGATGACGTATAATTGGCACATTTGCCATTCTTCACGGCCATCACCAACTTATGCAAACATTCGCCATAATCACCACAAGCAACTTCCATAActgttcaaagaaaaatcacaaaaatattagattttagtttaaatttctaatatgaaaaaaaaaactttaaattgatGTACCATAGTCAGCTGGATTGTGATAACTGGGGCAGTCAAAGCCAAGATCCGAAAGGAAGGGAACCAGCCCCCGAACAGATCCTTTGTAGATGCACTGACCCTCAGCTAGCATGTAGAGATGATCGAACATCTCAAAAAGTCTAGCTGATGGTTGATGAATTGTACACACCACGGTCCTTCCGCCACGAGCTAGATTCTTCAGCAGCGAAATGAGTTGGAAGCATGTTGAACTATCCAAACCACTGGTTGGTTCATCGAAGAACATCACTGGCGGATTATTTACTAATTCCAGAGCAATTGAGAGGCGCTTCCTCTGTCCTCCAGACAAATTGAGCGTGAGTGTGTTGCTACACTCAACTAGGCCTAGTGTCTCAATGATTTCCTCAACAACCACCCTCTTTACCGCAACTGTCATGTCTTTGCCTAGCTTTAAATTCGCCGAAATCATCATCGCCTCCCTGACTGTGATGTATGGCAACAGACGATCATCCTGCATGATGTAACATGAAAGCTTTCGGAAACGCCGCAGATTCCTCTCCTTTCCATTTATCATCACAGTTCCGCTTAGGTGGGATGttctgaagaaaatattttttaaatttttatacgtTAGTTCcctaaaaaattaagcaaaatgaTATCTTACTTATAACCagctaaaatattcataagtGTGCTCTTTCCAGCCCCTGATGGGCCCATAATGGCTGTCAATAGGCctgatttgaattttcctgcGAGAAAAATAAGGAAACAAACAAATCAATGCTTGAAAAAACAACATAATgaatatcaattaatttttattaaatcacgATGATGTTATTTTAGAGACCACGTAAGTTCAAAACTCCCATCAATTACATCCAATGAAACTCCAGTGCCGCAATGGCGAATATCCATTCTAATGAGATGTGCTCTATGCAATAATTTAGCACGcaaaaatgcattgaattGACGGCAATTCTGCCAAATAAGGGGacattgtacatatgtatgcaatgttgaattatatataatgtaagcctatatataaataaaaattcaatgttcCCATTTTGTGAACTAAtcacaatttaaataaatgggagaaattaattggcgtttaattaaattctcgcATCAGCGAAAGAACTTTAGCTGacgatttaaataattcattggaCTTGTGGCACTGACCAGGGCAACTCTCCCACTGCGAATAAAATAGCTATTACTACACATATACATGTTTAATTGAGTGTTTTTAGAATCTGGAACAGTCTATGTAATGgttagaatttattcttttcgtcacaagaaaattcattgccAAAACCCTATTAAGGTTTTACGACGCATGTAGAAGAATATATAATTGCTccttggaagaaaattgagtaTTGAGgcgaagaaattaatattcttacGGGGGTAGATTTAAAGGAgcaagaaatgtgaaaaacgTGGAGCAtgtcatgaagaaaattacaagCTATctgaagataaaattaatgttgtttaatttgtcaattttttgagGAATGGAAGGTAATAAAAGCTGCATCGCTTTTTAGACTAGatcaaattgttttaattcttttctcaaataattttttgaggagagaatgtattaaaaaatgaaaattttaaattctaatcaatttttggTCATTcagttaaaaatcttttctttacaattatttaatttagaactgttggaagattttgatagtttgtaattttaaatcgttctattgttcttccaagaaaaaagaaaggattATTCCAGGAAACATTCAAAAACATCTTTAACGAATcctgaaaaagtatttttctttttatttaaaatacgattaaagaagaaaacaatcaaaattcttaaagatttttcaaagaatattaaaaatcttattaaagaCAGAATCGTCtctaattcttattttttttttatttaaaaattatctcaaagATTTCCtagattattcaaaattatttgaccACCCCTTATAACAGAAAATAAGATGAATATAATTTACCATTGACTGCTTTGAGAATAGTTTTGAAGCCTCGCTTCCGGCCCTCGGAAACGGAGTAGGAGATGTCGTTGAATTCAATATCGACAGGTGGTCGATTAGGCAAGTGTGTTAGTGTCACCATGGGCTTCTTCTGTCCATTGGGGCTCTGATTGTGCACTTTACGCACTAGCTGATGTCCTGGTGTGTTGACCACGGACCCATTGCAGAGATTATTTTGGTCACTAAAAAACAGAGAACAAGAGAAAATTGCCTTAGCATACacacatttctttctttcgcCACGagcataattaattaacacATATGTACATGGAGCGCTTGACCCAGATTGGAGGTTGAGTCGGGGGTGGTTGGAGGGTGGTTGAAGACTCGCCCTTCGCGGCCGCACCCAATGTCGTTGTGGGGTGATTGTTGAGGAAGTTAACTACTGTGTCATAGTGACtaagttgtagggtttgtgaAGCTCCTGGAGCAAGGCTTTCCAAACTACTACAACCAGATGGAACGCTATTCCGGTGTTTTCCCATGCTTATGCacttccgtttttttttctttctttctacaCTGAAATATTCACTTTCCTCTTGCTAATCTTGTGTTCTTTTCTATACAGCTCGAAATACCGGCACTGATCAAGGGACTCGTAGTTCTATATAGTTTTCGTGTGTGCGAGACTTTAGTACGATAATTATAAATGGATAAGAACACGAGATATTTCTTCATGAACCTTTCTTTACGAGTTTTTCTCcattaaatttccattgaaactCTTCTATCCAATATTGCATGCAATAGGTTGATTATGTAATTTCTCTACTTTTCTCTATGTGCGGTAACTcttggggaaaaaaaagaaatggcaATCCTCAGGGCACAGACTAAACACCAATACGTGGTGTCGTGTTGAGAGTGGACTAAAGACTCAGACCGCTGCTGCACTCTTCCACTGGATATAATTATCATCAATTTATCTTGCAACACGCACAGAGACCAATTATGCGTTATACTTCTGatatacaaaattcaaatgatatGGTTCACACATGAGGCAGAAATTGATATGAACAATTCCGCCAATTTTGGCGTGTCTCACAAATTGCGAGAAATGATAGGCACTGCCGACCTCCGGGGCACACAGTTCAGCTTCTCATGGCTTGCggacaaaacaataaaataacttttaaaaaaaagttcacttTTTATAACGTCAATCGAAGTATTCCAAGCTATGCCATCCCTGTCAGTACATTTTCCAATCAACCTCGAAAATGATCTTTCTCGCGTAGGGCAAATTTCCACAAGGTGTtggaaaagtgggaaaatcAATGGGATTCTTTCGTCCGTTGCGCACTAATGTCCAAACTCCACTGACACTCGCCAAAGTTGAGGAATACCGAGGCACTTCTTTTCAGCGAACCAACAAATACTCCATGCTAAAGTTGCCATAGAAATTGATTGGTATGTACTACCAATTGTGGTTCAACGGAGGGGCTCTCAATTGGCAAAgagcaaattaataaatagacTCTAAATTGACAAATAATTTGTGCCTGGTACGAAGAGTCAAGtaggaattttaaaatcagCTGGACAGTCGATTAGACCTCATGTATTGtggtttaaagaaaaaaatgcttggCATACCtacttatttttaaattatgaaataaaattaatttttaagttcttTAACAGAAGGGAAACTTTCACATTCTGatctaaaactttttgagtttgcGCATTTTATGCGAGATAGAAGTTTTCAAATAtctaaattcaatcaaaagttGTTAGCCGTTAAAATCGTGACTTATCTTTCTAGgcattcttttttaaaataaaatatttttttaatacttcgATTTATATAGTTTTAATGGCTGTAATGCAAAATATGTATCTATAGGTTACACAATGGTTCCGCATCTCCTCTCTGTAATTCTCAATTGCGCTGTTGAATGGGAAACTAATAAtttgttcaatttaattgaaccTCTGTGATTCACATAATACAAATCGTtgtatataagaaaatatatttttttttaaatacctacatatatttaaaCGCAAACTACAGGTAATCATAAGCCCCTCGTTTGGGGCACGTCGGGTGACGCCAAGGCTCTATCCACGTCCCTTGCCTATTGCCACCGAGTGTCGCTAatggaaaaatagaaaagaacgAGGGGCTTATGTAAGAACATGGGGTGGTTGTGACGTAGAAAAATCATACCATTCAATTTAGTAGGGTGGTTTAACACAGTCAATAATTTAGTCGGGCCACCCACGGAAATGGTTTATCGTACCAATATTAGATAGGATGGGTTCATTTGGCGGggacaatttattgaattagaACACCTCCATAGAGGCAGtgatatgtatataaaatgctTAGAGGTCCATTAGtgccaataaattatttaaatttaacggTGACCTGTTGCACTTTTTGCCAATATTTCCCATCCAATTGCAAAAGTTGAGCATTATGTACCTACTATTTATGCATATAAAAAATCATGCCGTTCACGACGTTGATTATGCCCCTCTTGATTGTTTTATGCACGGATATTTAATTACGAATTCTCATGTATTGATTCATTGAGGTCATAATGTTGCCATTGTATCTGATTGAGCACGTGCATAGTGCACTCAGCTCAGTGCAAGTGCACTTGACCAGGCAATCTGTCTTATTAAGCAAAAAATGTAGGGATACCTTCGGGTTAAATATGTAGtacaatttacttttttttgagttctgttgttgaaacatttaatgagaataaaaacaaaacaaaatttttcaagttaaaaaaaaagcgattagaattgaaaaaaaaaattgaaaagctttGAGATGATTCAagttaatttatcattttcttaagaatttcaattcatcTGAAACTCATGCGTGAGAACTGAAATTCCGGGATATGTTATACCTGTAGTTTATAAGAGATTACTGGAAACTTAATAATCCGAGCCATTTGGTTagagtttttataacttttactttaaatactttttatcaATCATTTTATCCTTCTCAAAAAAtgattaggggagagcggggctaataaagtcacttaagggtttagaaaaagcctaaaatatcatatttcctagctagatagaacaaaatgatctgagaaagagttgtagggcagtaaatttcctaaagaaattagctatacatttcgcttcatcttttgggaaatatgatattttgagattttctaaacccttaagtgacttttttaaccccggtctcccctatattttCCCAATTAGTGAGatgtataaaattataattaaatgaCAGATTTAAATGTTATATAGGTACAGTAATTCTATTGATAAAgtaggaaaaaatatatacataaatagcAATGTTTTTGCCCGGACACAgctatttttaatattttatagtaCATATTACGTGAATTATCAGGAGTGATACTGCTGTCAGAGggataaaaaaatgtgttacagcggaaaaaacaatttgataaGACACttgaaaatgctttaaatttataagaaatgttttaagAAAGGATCTTTACAAGCAAATAATTTAGAGCAAATGTTTAATCAGCAATAAAATGCTGGAATGGATTAATTCAGCtcttatgaaatatttatgttgcgaaaacataaagaaattttttaatgaaatttctggCCCTTAGCCCCTTAGTTTTTGCGTGATAATTTTGCtccatttcaatttgaaaaatatttttctgagtgTTCCCTTGACCCTTGCGTGACCCAGTAAACTTCAGTCTTCTCTGTGTATGCAAAGTATCCTGTCATGGTACTGTCAATTCAAATTTGAAAGCTCTATAAGtaacacaaaaattaaagcttttcactgtgaaaaactctcataaaaatttccataaaagcattgctgaataaagaaaatcattcctAGTTgttataaagaataaaaagaaaaaaaagcatttttccaGGATTCATCAACATTtcccaaataattttttgggtTCAGTTGCACTATTCAAAATGATTGTGACCAAGAAAATGGAAAGGTGGCTTTTATCAGATATAATTCCCATTGACGTTATGGAGTGGCTACATTGTGGCATTTCATTGAGTGTGGGACAGTAACAATACGCGAAACCCTGAAGATTGCCATCGCATGTGAACATCTGGTCGTGGAGTATTTCGATCGACTCCCGAGGCCTATAAATGTGCCAAAAGACACGCGCtataaattcactaaaattgAATGTTGTGGGTTGTCAAGGGTTTCCGTCCATTTCAGAGGCAACACACAAGTTCATGGGTTTGACCCAGTAGTATGATGGTCCATTAGTTGACTAAAATTCTTAAGTATTCTGCATCGTACGACAAACCATGCTACCGCAATTGTTGTTATCAAACTCAAGTAGATATATGATATAATCCATAAAATCCGTCTATTGCCTACCGAAAATCCCACCACCCTCATCAATAGAAGTCTTGTCATCGATAATCACTTCTTATCATCAAATATAATACCTCTATCAATATCAAGTTACTTGTTTACATATTACTGCTGAGTGCCACTTAAGTGGTCTCCACGATAAGGGGGGATTATGTGCATCTTACATTATACATTAACTTACCATAAACTATTGAGAGAACCATTCTTGAAGTTCTCCACGAGAATCGGTGGTCCTCCAGGTGGATTTTGTATATGATGATTGTGATTATGTGTGGGGTGATATGAAGCACTGGCTGTTGAATTCATTGGGATAATTTCAATGGGGTGACTCTCCTCCTTATCCACAATTGACTGATCCTCGGccattttttctcctcaacttCTTGCCCCAGtcttagaataaaaaatttcactaaaaattcTCACTAGGAACACACGAAAATCTTCGTCCAGCAAAGATTAAAACACATCCAGTAAGTACAGACAAACTGGTAGAGCATCTATCTCAAAAATCACATGGCTGAGATAACTACTGTCCGTAACTTTCCTTTTGTTAAACCGAATAAACTGGGGGATGGGATGAATCTGAAAAGATGAAACacaaaaacatataaaataaaaattaagagcaTATTCTGCATAATATTACTAGTGGGGGGAAGGGATTTAATTATGATCCACAAAAATCAGCCCAGTGAAATGGAAGAGTCTGTGTATGAAATCTTGCCATTAATCTTCATAATCTTTCCCCAACAGACAAGCCTTTTACCACGTAATACTGCACGGAcatggcaagaaaaaaaaaagagtcctCATTTGACATTGATACTGTACGTCCCGTCTTGTGCCAGAAATCCTATTAATTTAGCGCTTTTTTCTCGCCCATAGAAAGTGGGGAATAAAAGTTTATGATTCCAGCATTGATGGCGAAAGCACCGAAAGAGGATAAAAGGGGAGGGAATGAGTTTCTTGTAAGGCACGAAATTCCCCATCAGGGAAAGATTTACTTGTACAAATATCTCTTTCATGACCATCCTCAGGCACATTTTGCCATTCTACGCAGTTGCTAAATATCGAATTGGCCCACATTCTCCATTCGGTGGAGCTTTTGGTATAGATATTTGCGTCTTGAGATAGGGTAGGTATAGGGATGTAAGAGGGGTTGGGACggattattaattattattttttcttagattatttcttgttttgttGTTCTCAGTTGAATCTtaagagattaaaaataaaatcttaaatcatatttttcccCTTTTATAGTCTTAAGAATGGAAAGAGATAGTTAATTTAGATAAAAGATATCAGAAACAAAACAAAGGGAAAAACAGTAGTAGGTAAATACTTATAATGCACATAGTAATTATTTTGCGATATACAACACAAGCTTTCAATTCGAAatgttaattgaaaattgagaatgttGTGAAATTGTTAGAAATAAACATCCAATCCCGGAAgtatgttaaataaataaagttaaaatataTAGTAGGTATTATAGGTAAGGGATAACCTAAATTGGGCCATTTATATgaagtaataattttcttttaatattatttaaaataaaatattaataagttcaaaaaatataaaaagagatttttttaggaaatttttttcttattatttattcttcttcagataataatattgttaaaattaaaataaatctgattttttattaattacgGATATcgctaaattatttaaaaagaaaacattataaattcgttattgttgaaataaaatttatattccttttattaacttttacctgtataaaattattgattgcaaaaacaataaaactttttatattaaGTGCCTAATTATGTATTCATACCAATTACAACATTttagaataaagaaatataaacAAGAATTCCTAAGCGTGATTgagtaaaaaaatttccttgacgtctattttgaggaaaaaactACACGAAAAATCTCGTCTTATTCGTGAAACTCTAAATAGAACAGAATTTATGAATTCAGTAATGTATACACAGCTTTAGATTATTCTTTCTTCACATCTGAGAAACTCAAAGCCAACATTTAGGTACACATGCACCCAAG harbors:
- the LOC129790172 gene encoding ATP-binding cassette sub-family G member 4 isoform X2 encodes the protein MAEDQSIVDKEESHPIEIIPMNSTASASYHPTHNHNHHIQNPPGGPPILVENFKNGSLNSLCDQNNLCNGSVVNTPGHQLVRKVHNQSPNGQKKPMVTLTHLPNRPPVDIEFNDISYSVSEGRKRGFKTILKAVNGKFKSGLLTAIMGPSGAGKSTLMNILAGYKTSHLSGTVMINGKERNLRRFRKLSCYIMQDDRLLPYITVREAMMISANLKLGKDMTVAVKRVVVEEIIETLGLVECSNTLTLNLSGGQRKRLSIALELVNNPPVMFFDEPTSGLDSSTCFQLISLLKNLARGGRTVVCTIHQPSARLFEMFDHLYMLAEGQCIYKGSVRGLVPFLSDLGFDCPSYHNPADYVMEVACGDYGECLHKLVMAVKNGKCANYTSSSSNEKLIGNGSNGIANDISKPHNSTALRPGDVQETSLTKFPPSKSDFTAITMPSDEGTTKSTAPTTPGATCTTSLLDSSESVMALPNKSGFPTSGWLQFWILLKRTFLTIMRDQQLTHMRLLSHVIVGTIIGMIYYDIGNEASKVMSNAGCVFFTVLFTMFTAMMPTILTFPTEMAVFVREHLNYWYSLKAFYFAKTMADLPFQILFSSVYVGVVYYLTSQPMEWTRVTMFVLICLLTSLVAQSLGLLMGAGLSVELGVFLGPVSTIPTILFSGFFVNLDTIPGYLQWVTYVSYVRYGFEGAMIAVYGMDREKMRCSEMYCHFRSPKKFLEEMSMENAEFWIDATALIGIFIALRIVAYFVLRWKIHSIR
- the LOC129790172 gene encoding ATP-binding cassette sub-family G member 4 isoform X1, which translates into the protein MGKHRNSVPSGCSSLESLAPGASQTLQLSHYDTVVNFLNNHPTTTLGAAAKGESSTTLQPPPTQPPIWVKRSIDQNNLCNGSVVNTPGHQLVRKVHNQSPNGQKKPMVTLTHLPNRPPVDIEFNDISYSVSEGRKRGFKTILKAVNGKFKSGLLTAIMGPSGAGKSTLMNILAGYKTSHLSGTVMINGKERNLRRFRKLSCYIMQDDRLLPYITVREAMMISANLKLGKDMTVAVKRVVVEEIIETLGLVECSNTLTLNLSGGQRKRLSIALELVNNPPVMFFDEPTSGLDSSTCFQLISLLKNLARGGRTVVCTIHQPSARLFEMFDHLYMLAEGQCIYKGSVRGLVPFLSDLGFDCPSYHNPADYVMEVACGDYGECLHKLVMAVKNGKCANYTSSSSNEKLIGNGSNGIANDISKPHNSTALRPGDVQETSLTKFPPSKSDFTAITMPSDEGTTKSTAPTTPGATCTTSLLDSSESVMALPNKSGFPTSGWLQFWILLKRTFLTIMRDQQLTHMRLLSHVIVGTIIGMIYYDIGNEASKVMSNAGCVFFTVLFTMFTAMMPTILTFPTEMAVFVREHLNYWYSLKAFYFAKTMADLPFQILFSSVYVGVVYYLTSQPMEWTRVTMFVLICLLTSLVAQSLGLLMGAGLSVELGVFLGPVSTIPTILFSGFFVNLDTIPGYLQWVTYVSYVRYGFEGAMIAVYGMDREKMRCSEMYCHFRSPKKFLEEMSMENAEFWIDATALIGIFIALRIVAYFVLRWKIHSIR